A window of Streptomyces sp. DG1A-41 contains these coding sequences:
- a CDS encoding SUKH-4 family immunity protein: MSTTDAGSAVITLTESELDPWVTHVSTRHWLTGPGLPSDSGVLSFAELGREGLRTVADSTGDAEDRLSAELREQLVIGGLLGPGGLETESVLLDGATGEISTTYFLPDRPDLMDRRPLAPSLRTLVRFAEATDELAGLRGQFVSYAGRFGPKAVAEASQHLLAVFRDGTDGEPAPFWKMAALIRPLSLVAGRSGASGLSLDLPHRLLDQEFGPGKVARFEDVDFPATLTHEPTRRFLREVGLPEDAHVFSLDTDVPLATLAEYHADTDGPTELPSSAHRLIRLGHLVEDNSLVVDGATGAVLNWCEPEATLYPLNTDVSTLAFTLWLLHRERAIDAQSDHELTTDTYDQLAMTMLQVLSAVDPTGVTASSSGRHYWTDAFQDEAGGVL, translated from the coding sequence ATGAGTACGACCGACGCCGGTTCCGCGGTGATCACCCTGACCGAGTCCGAGCTGGACCCGTGGGTCACGCACGTGTCGACGCGGCACTGGCTGACCGGGCCCGGACTGCCGTCCGACAGCGGCGTGCTGAGCTTCGCCGAGCTGGGCCGGGAGGGCCTGCGCACGGTGGCGGACTCGACGGGCGATGCGGAGGACAGGCTGTCGGCGGAGCTGCGCGAGCAGCTCGTGATAGGCGGACTGCTCGGCCCCGGAGGCCTGGAGACGGAGTCGGTCCTGCTGGACGGCGCGACGGGCGAGATCTCGACGACGTACTTCCTGCCCGACCGCCCCGACCTGATGGACCGCCGCCCCTTGGCGCCCTCGCTGCGCACGCTGGTGCGCTTCGCCGAGGCCACGGACGAACTGGCGGGCCTGCGCGGCCAGTTCGTCTCCTACGCGGGGCGCTTCGGCCCGAAGGCGGTGGCGGAGGCCTCCCAGCACCTGCTGGCCGTGTTCCGGGACGGGACGGACGGCGAGCCGGCCCCGTTCTGGAAGATGGCGGCACTGATCCGCCCGCTCTCCCTGGTCGCGGGCCGGTCCGGCGCATCCGGCCTGTCCCTGGATCTCCCGCACCGCCTCCTGGACCAGGAGTTCGGCCCCGGCAAGGTGGCCCGCTTCGAGGACGTCGACTTCCCCGCGACCCTCACGCACGAGCCGACCCGCCGCTTCCTGCGCGAGGTGGGCCTGCCTGAGGACGCCCACGTCTTCTCCCTGGACACGGACGTCCCCCTGGCGACGCTGGCGGAGTACCACGCCGACACGGACGGCCCGACGGAGCTCCCCTCCAGCGCCCACCGCCTGATACGCCTCGGCCACCTCGTCGAGGACAACAGCCTGGTCGTCGACGGCGCGACGGGCGCGGTCCTGAACTGGTGCGAGCCCGAGGCGACGCTGTACCCGCTCAACACGGACGTGTCGACCCTGGCGTTCACCCTCTGGTTGCTGCACCGCGAGCGGGCGATCGACGCCCAGTCGGACCACGAGCTGACGACCGACACCTACGACCAGCTGGCCATGACGATGCTCCAGGTCCTGTCGGCGGTCGACCCGACGGGCGTCACGGCGAGCAGCTCCGGCCGTCACTACTGGACGGACGCCTTCCAGGACGAGGCGGGCGGGGTGCTGTAG
- a CDS encoding AAA family ATPase, whose product MPELDGVVLVTGVMAAGKSTVAQALAESLPRAAHVRGDVFRRMIVSGREEYLPGAGGEAEVQLRLRYRLSAATADAYAEAGFTAVVQDVVLGEDLRTYAGLVRTRPLSVVVLAPRPEAVAVREADRSKTGYGAAWSVGMLDEELRTRTPRIGLWLDTSELTVGQTVEAILAERERARAL is encoded by the coding sequence ATGCCGGAGCTGGACGGGGTCGTCCTGGTCACCGGGGTGATGGCGGCCGGCAAGTCGACGGTCGCCCAAGCGCTGGCGGAGTCCCTGCCGCGGGCCGCGCACGTCCGCGGGGACGTGTTCCGGCGCATGATCGTGTCCGGCCGGGAGGAGTACCTCCCCGGCGCCGGGGGCGAGGCCGAAGTCCAACTCCGGCTCCGCTACCGCCTGTCGGCGGCGACGGCGGACGCGTACGCCGAGGCCGGGTTCACGGCCGTCGTGCAGGACGTCGTGCTGGGCGAGGACTTGAGGACGTACGCCGGTCTGGTGCGCACCCGCCCGCTGTCCGTGGTCGTCCTGGCGCCACGCCCTGAGGCGGTGGCCGTGCGGGAGGCGGATCGCTCGAAGACGGGATACGGTGCCGCCTGGTCCGTCGGCATGCTGGACGAGGAGCTGCGCACGCGGACGCCGCGCATCGGGCTGTGGCTGGACACCTCGGAGCTGACGGTGGGACAGACCGTGGAGGCGATTCTGGCGGAAAGGGAACGCGCGAGGGCGCTCTGA
- a CDS encoding molybdopterin cofactor-binding domain-containing protein, whose translation MSNEAATAQAAEAAPAAEPLPHGLGAALPAADARAKTEGTFPYAADLWAEGLLWAAVLRSPHPHARIVSIDTSHAREMPGVRAVVTHEDVPGSPLHGRGKADRPVFASEVVRHHGEPIAAVAADHPDTARMAAAAVIVEYEVLDPVTDPEQAFEAEPLHPDGNLIRHIPLRHGDPEAAGEIVVEGLYRIGRQDPAPIGAEAGLAVPRPDGGVELYVASTDPHTDRDTAAAAFALEPERVKVVVTGVPGATADREDQGFQLPLGLLALRTGCPVKLAATREESFLGHVHRHPTLLRYRHHADAEGRLVKVEAQILLDAGAYADTSADALAAAVAFACGPYVVPNAFIEGWAVRTNNPPSGHVRGEGAMQVCAAYEAQMDKIAKKLGFDPAEVRLRNAMATGDVLPTGQTVTCPAPVAELLQAVRDFPLPPLPKDTPEEEWLLPGGPEGAGEPGAVRRGVGYGVGMVHMLGAEGADEVSTATVKVHDGVATVLCAAVETGQGFTTLARQIVQETLGIDEVHVAPVDTDQPPAGAGCRGRHTWVSGGAVERAAKMVRTQLLQPLAHKFGMSTELLQITDGKITSYDGVLSTTVTEALDGKELWATAQCRPHPTEPLNEAGQGDAFVGMAFCAIRAVVDVDIELGSVRVVELAVAQDVGRVLNPTQLAARIEAGVTQGLGIALTENLRTPRGLIRHPDLTGYALPTALDAPDVRIVRLVEERDVVAPFGAKAVSAVPVVTSPAAIASAVRAATGRPVNRLPIRPQAAVVTERS comes from the coding sequence GTGAGCAACGAAGCAGCCACCGCGCAGGCCGCGGAGGCCGCCCCCGCCGCCGAACCGCTGCCGCACGGCCTGGGCGCCGCCCTCCCGGCCGCCGACGCCCGCGCCAAGACGGAGGGCACCTTCCCGTACGCCGCCGACCTGTGGGCCGAGGGCCTGCTGTGGGCGGCCGTGCTGCGCTCACCGCACCCGCACGCGCGCATCGTCTCCATCGACACCTCCCACGCGCGCGAGATGCCCGGCGTACGCGCCGTCGTCACCCATGAGGACGTCCCCGGCAGCCCGTTGCACGGCCGCGGCAAGGCCGACCGCCCGGTTTTCGCCTCCGAGGTCGTACGCCACCACGGCGAGCCCATCGCCGCCGTCGCGGCCGACCACCCGGACACCGCGCGGATGGCCGCCGCCGCCGTCATCGTCGAGTACGAGGTGCTCGACCCGGTGACCGACCCGGAGCAGGCCTTCGAGGCGGAGCCGTTGCACCCCGACGGCAACCTGATCCGGCACATCCCGCTGCGCCACGGCGACCCGGAGGCGGCCGGCGAGATCGTCGTCGAGGGCCTGTACCGCATCGGCCGCCAGGACCCCGCGCCCATCGGCGCCGAGGCGGGCCTGGCCGTGCCGCGCCCGGACGGCGGCGTGGAGCTGTACGTCGCCTCCACCGACCCGCACACCGACCGCGACACGGCCGCCGCCGCCTTCGCTCTGGAACCCGAGCGGGTCAAGGTCGTCGTCACCGGTGTCCCCGGCGCCACGGCCGACCGCGAGGACCAGGGCTTCCAGCTCCCGCTCGGCCTGCTGGCGCTGCGGACCGGCTGCCCGGTGAAACTCGCGGCCACACGCGAGGAGTCCTTCCTGGGGCACGTCCACCGACACCCCACCCTGCTGCGCTACCGCCACCACGCCGACGCCGAGGGCAGACTCGTGAAGGTGGAGGCGCAGATCCTGCTCGACGCGGGCGCCTACGCAGACACCTCCGCCGACGCCCTGGCCGCCGCCGTCGCGTTCGCCTGCGGCCCGTACGTCGTCCCGAACGCCTTCATCGAGGGCTGGGCCGTACGCACCAACAACCCCCCGTCCGGCCACGTACGCGGCGAAGGCGCCATGCAGGTCTGTGCCGCCTACGAGGCACAGATGGACAAGATCGCCAAGAAGCTCGGTTTCGACCCGGCCGAGGTGCGGCTGCGCAACGCCATGGCGACGGGCGACGTGCTCCCGACCGGCCAGACGGTGACCTGCCCGGCCCCGGTCGCCGAACTGCTCCAGGCGGTCCGGGACTTCCCGCTCCCGCCGCTGCCCAAGGACACGCCCGAGGAGGAGTGGCTGCTGCCCGGCGGCCCCGAGGGCGCGGGCGAACCGGGCGCGGTGCGCAGGGGCGTGGGCTACGGCGTGGGCATGGTGCACATGCTCGGCGCGGAGGGCGCGGACGAGGTCTCCACGGCGACCGTGAAGGTCCACGACGGTGTGGCGACGGTGCTGTGCGCGGCCGTCGAGACCGGCCAGGGCTTCACGACCCTGGCCCGGCAGATCGTGCAGGAGACGCTCGGCATAGACGAGGTGCACGTGGCGCCGGTCGACACCGACCAGCCCCCGGCGGGCGCGGGCTGCCGCGGCCGGCACACCTGGGTGTCGGGCGGCGCGGTGGAGCGTGCGGCCAAGATGGTCCGCACGCAGCTCCTCCAGCCGCTCGCCCACAAGTTCGGCATGTCCACGGAGCTGCTCCAGATCACCGACGGCAAGATCACGTCGTACGACGGAGTCCTCTCGACGACCGTCACCGAGGCGCTGGACGGCAAGGAACTGTGGGCCACCGCCCAGTGCCGCCCGCATCCGACCGAGCCGCTGAACGAGGCCGGCCAGGGCGACGCCTTCGTCGGCATGGCCTTCTGCGCGATCCGCGCGGTGGTGGACGTCGACATCGAGCTCGGTTCCGTACGGGTCGTGGAACTGGCCGTCGCCCAGGACGTGGGGCGGGTTCTGAACCCCACCCAGCTGGCCGCCCGGATCGAGGCGGGCGTGACCCAGGGCCTGGGCATCGCGCTGACCGAGAACCTGCGCACCCCCCGCGGCCTGATCCGCCACCCGGACCTGACCGGCTACGCCCTCCCGACGGCCCTCGACGCGCCCGACGTCCGCATCGTCAGGCTGGTCGAGGAGCGGGACGTGGTCGCCCCCTTCGGGGCGAAGGCGGTCAGCGCGGTGCCGGTGGTGACGTCCCCGGCGGCCATCGCGTCCGCCGTACGGGCCGCCACGGGCCGCCCCGTGAACCGGCTGCCGATCCGCCCGCAGGCCGCGGTGGTCACGGAACGGTCCTGA